In the genome of Streptococcus mitis, one region contains:
- a CDS encoding GNAT family acetyltransferase → MKAIGTQILQTDRLVLRRFVESDAEAMFQNWASSAENLTYVTWEPHPDVEVTRNSIRNWVASYTNPNYYKWAICLKENPEQVIGDISIVEMDENDSSCEIGYVLGKAYWGLGMMIEALKAVLDFCFTQAGFKKVRARYASLNPASGRVMEKAGMSYLKTITNGVERKGYLADLIYYQVSREDC, encoded by the coding sequence ATGAAAGCTATCGGTACGCAAATCTTGCAGACAGACCGTTTGGTTTTGAGACGATTTGTGGAAAGTGATGCAGAAGCCATGTTTCAGAATTGGGCTTCATCTGCTGAGAATCTAACCTACGTCACCTGGGAACCTCATCCTGATGTCGAGGTGACTCGAAACTCGATTCGTAATTGGGTTGCCTCCTATACCAATCCCAACTATTACAAATGGGCCATTTGCCTAAAAGAAAACCCAGAGCAAGTGATAGGAGATATCAGCATCGTTGAAATGGATGAGAACGATTCTTCTTGTGAAATTGGCTATGTTTTAGGCAAGGCTTACTGGGGACTTGGGATGATGATAGAGGCCTTAAAAGCTGTCTTAGATTTTTGTTTTACTCAAGCAGGCTTTAAAAAAGTTAGAGCACGATATGCCAGTCTCAATCCAGCTTCAGGTCGTGTTATGGAGAAGGCTGGAATGTCCTATCTCAAGACTATTACCAATGGTGTAGAGAGAAAAGGCTATCTTGCTGATCTTATTTATTATCAGGTAAGTAGGGAAGACTGTTAA
- a CDS encoding GNAT family acetyltransferase — translation MENKESHKSQEIGNLIRAYNRSKREEAESEPLNLYVEDEKGNLLAGLIAETFGNWLEIEYLFVKEELRGQGIGSKLLRQVESEAKNRNCRFAFVNTYQFQAPDFYQKHGYKEVFALQDYPYIGKRFYYQKDL, via the coding sequence TTGGAAAATAAGGAATCCCATAAATCACAAGAAATAGGGAATCTGATTCGTGCTTATAACCGTTCAAAAAGAGAAGAGGCTGAAAGTGAGCCACTTAATCTTTATGTCGAAGATGAAAAGGGCAATCTCCTGGCAGGTTTGATAGCAGAGACTTTTGGAAATTGGCTAGAAATTGAGTATTTATTTGTAAAAGAGGAACTGAGAGGGCAAGGAATCGGTTCAAAACTATTGAGGCAGGTAGAAAGTGAAGCTAAGAATCGAAACTGTCGTTTTGCCTTTGTCAATACTTACCAGTTTCAGGCGCCAGACTTTTATCAGAAACATGGATACAAGGAAGTCTTTGCTTTGCAAGACTATCCCTACATAGGGAAAAGATTTTATTACCAAAAGGATTTGTAA
- a CDS encoding nicotinate phosphoribosyltransferase (catalyzes the formation of 5-phospho-alpha-D-ribose 1-diphosphate and nicotinate from nicotinate D-ribonucleotide and diphosphate) — protein sequence MYPDDSLTLHTDLYQINMMQVYFDQGIHNKKAVFEVYFRQQPFKNGYAVFAGLERIVNYLEDLRFSDSDIAYLESLGYHGAFLDYLRNFKLELTVRSAQEGDLVFANEPIVQVEGPLAQCQLVETALLNIVNYQTLVATKAARIRSVIEDEPLMEFGTRRAQEMDAAIWGTRAAVIGGANGTSNVRAGKLFNIPVLGTHAHSLVQVYGNDYEAFKAYAATHKNCVFLVDTYDTLRIGVPAAIQVARELGDKINFMGVRIDSGDIAYISKKVRQQLDEAGFTEAKIYASNDLDENTILNLKMQKAKIDVWGVGTKLITAYDQPALGAVYKIVAIEDENGNMRNTIKLSNNAEKVSTPGKKQVWRITSREKGKSEGDYITYDGVDVSDMTEIKMFHPTYTYIKKTVRNFDAVPLLVDIFKDGKLIYKLPSLTEIQAYARKEFDKLWDEYKRVLNPQHYPVDLARDVWQDKMDLIDKMRKEALGEGEEE from the coding sequence ATGTATCCAGATGATAGTTTGACATTGCACACGGACTTGTACCAGATTAACATGATGCAGGTTTACTTTGACCAAGGGATTCACAATAAGAAGGCAGTTTTTGAGGTTTATTTCCGCCAACAGCCTTTTAAAAACGGCTATGCGGTTTTTGCTGGTTTGGAAAGAATTGTGAACTATCTTGAAGATTTGCGTTTTTCAGATAGTGATATTGCCTATTTGGAGTCGTTGGGCTATCATGGGGCATTCTTGGACTATCTCCGCAATTTCAAGTTGGAGTTGACGGTTCGTTCTGCCCAAGAAGGGGATTTGGTTTTTGCTAATGAGCCTATTGTGCAGGTAGAAGGCCCTCTAGCCCAATGCCAGTTGGTTGAAACAGCCCTTTTGAACATCGTCAACTACCAGACCTTGGTGGCGACTAAGGCAGCTCGTATTCGTTCGGTCATCGAAGATGAACCTTTAATGGAGTTTGGGACACGTCGGGCTCAAGAGATGGATGCGGCTATCTGGGGAACACGCGCAGCGGTGATTGGTGGTGCCAATGGAACTAGCAACGTGCGTGCTGGTAAACTCTTTAATATTCCTGTTTTGGGGACCCATGCCCATTCTTTGGTACAGGTTTATGGTAACGACTATGAGGCTTTCAAGGCTTACGCTGCAACCCATAAAAATTGCGTCTTTCTTGTGGATACCTATGACACCCTTCGTATCGGTGTGCCAGCTGCCATTCAGGTGGCGCGTGAGCTGGGTGACAAGATTAACTTTATGGGTGTGCGGATTGACTCTGGGGATATTGCCTATATTTCTAAGAAAGTCCGTCAGCAACTGGACGAGGCTGGCTTTACAGAGGCTAAGATTTATGCTTCAAATGACCTAGATGAAAATACTATCCTCAACCTCAAGATGCAAAAGGCCAAGATTGATGTCTGGGGTGTGGGAACCAAGCTGATTACAGCCTATGACCAACCAGCTCTTGGTGCAGTTTACAAGATTGTGGCGATCGAAGATGAGAATGGTAACATGCGCAATACCATCAAGCTGTCTAATAATGCGGAAAAAGTGTCTACGCCAGGTAAGAAGCAGGTGTGGCGCATTACCAGTCGTGAAAAAGGCAAGTCAGAAGGTGACTACATCACTTATGACGGTGTGGATGTGAGCGACATGACAGAAATCAAGATGTTCCATCCGACCTATACTTACATCAAGAAGACCGTTCGTAATTTTGACGCTGTTCCTCTATTGGTGGATATTTTCAAAGACGGGAAGTTGATCTACAAGCTGCCTAGTTTGACTGAGATTCAGGCTTATGCCCGTAAGGAATTTGACAAGTTGTGGGATGAGTACAAGCGTGTGCTGAATCCGCAGCATTATCCAGTGGATTTGGCGCGTGATGTATGGCAAGACAAGATGGACTTGATTGACAAGATGCGCAAGGAAGCCCTTGGTGAAGGAGAAGAAGAATGA
- a CDS encoding NAD(+) synthetase encodes MSLQETIIQQLGVKPVIDAQEEIRRSIDFLKRYLKKHPFLKTFVLGISGGQDSTLAGRLTQLAMEELRAETGDASYKFIAVRLPYGVQADEADAQKALAFIQPDVSLVVNIKESADAMTAAVEATESPVSDFNKGNIKARCRMIAQYALAGSHSGAVIGTDHAAENITGFFTKFGDGGADILPLFRLNKRQGKQLLKELGADPALYEKIPTADLEEDKPGLADEVALGVTYEEIDDYLEGKTISPEAQARIENWWHKGQHKRHLPITVFDDFWE; translated from the coding sequence ATGAGTTTGCAAGAGACTATTATTCAGCAACTGGGTGTCAAACCAGTGATTGATGCCCAGGAAGAAATCCGTCGTTCCATTGATTTCTTAAAGAGATACCTGAAAAAACATCCCTTCCTAAAAACCTTTGTACTAGGGATTTCTGGAGGTCAGGACTCAACCTTGGCAGGTCGCTTGACCCAACTGGCTATGGAAGAACTGCGAGCTGAAACAGGAGATGCCAGCTATAAATTTATCGCTGTTCGCCTGCCATATGGAGTGCAAGCTGATGAAGCAGATGCTCAAAAAGCACTAGCCTTCATCCAGCCAGATGTCAGTTTAGTGGTGAATATTAAGGAGTCTGCAGATGCTATGACAGCTGCAGTTGAAGCGACAGAAAGCCCTGTTTCAGACTTCAACAAGGGCAATATCAAGGCTCGTTGCCGTATGATTGCCCAATATGCCCTTGCAGGTTCCCATAGCGGAGCGGTCATTGGAACAGACCATGCTGCGGAAAATATCACAGGTTTCTTTACCAAGTTTGGTGACGGTGGTGCGGATATTTTACCTCTTTTCCGCCTCAATAAACGCCAGGGAAAACAACTTTTGAAGGAACTTGGTGCAGACCCAGCCCTTTATGAAAAAATCCCAACAGCAGACCTAGAAGAAGACAAACCAGGTCTGGCTGACGAAGTTGCACTTGGAGTCACTTATGAAGAGATTGACGACTACCTAGAAGGCAAAACAATCAGCCCAGAAGCACAAGCAAGAATTGAAAACTGGTGGCACAAAGGCCAACACAAACGCCACCTACCAATCACCGTATTTGATGACTTTTGGGAGTGA